The Porites lutea chromosome 4, jaPorLute2.1, whole genome shotgun sequence genome contains a region encoding:
- the LOC140933378 gene encoding uncharacterized protein isoform X2, giving the protein MPGKDGNAGVKGEKGEPGLDKNSNGSVKGEKGSRGDKGSQGEKGSQGQKGMPGTCDTKSKSKCCLADCSIGFHFLEKVQDLPTRGALDVEHFTIDGSLFLAFANYHGDIKKHKTGSTIYKMDNSTGRLSLYQTLQTRGVNDLLYFSIANKHFLAVANHYDGTHRLDSTVYQWNGKLFVDFQKLSTNGAGYLTYFKILGEDYVAVPNHYDGSTHSIKSVIYKWSSGKFNRFQDIPTEGALGCTAFVINGDTFIAFANHYNSQHKHSVQSTVFKWSRGHFVKLQSLQTYGARGVKSFNVNGHTFLAFANQYSGSKHNIDSFIYKWNGNKFVLFQSIPTRGAMAWSLFVICGQSYLGVANHYGDGQKHNTKSVVYQASGARFIKYQEIPTHGAHGMTSFEYKGHTYLAVANYYNGQKHNINSTLYKWV; this is encoded by the exons ATGCCAGGAAAAGATGGAAATGCTGGCGTTAAG GGGGAGAAAGGAGAACCCGGATTAGATAAAAACAGTAATGGTAGTGTTAAA GGTGAGAAAGGATCTCGTGGTGATAAAGGATCACAAGGAGAGAAGGGATCACAAGGACAAAAAGGAATGCCGGGAACGTGTGATACAAAG aGCAAATCGAAGTGCTGTTTAGCCG ATTGCTCTATTGGATTCCACTTTCTTGAGAAAGTTCAAGATCTTCCAACCCGAGGAGCATTAGATGTTGAACATTTCACCATTGATGGAAGCTTGTTTCTTGCCTTTGCCAACTATCATGGGGACATTAAAAAACACAAGACAGGTTCCACAATCTACAAGATGGATAACTCGACTGGAAGATTGTCTTTGTACCAGACCCTGCAAACAAGAGGAGTGAATGACCTGTTGTACTTTTCTATTGCTAACAAACATTTTCTTGCTGTCGCTAATCATTACGATGGAACTCACAGGCTGGACTCTACAGTCTATCAATGGAATGGAAAACTGTTTGTCGACTTTCAGAAATTGTCAACAAACggagcaggttacctcacctatttCAAGATACTTGGGGAAGATTATGTCGCAGTACCCAACCACTATGACGGAAGTACCCATTCTATAAAGTCAGTTATCTACAAATGGAGCAGCGGCAAGTTTAACAGATTTCAAGACATACCAACTGAAGGTGCCTTGGGATGTACAGCGTTTGTGATAAACGGTGACACATTCATCGCTTTTGCAAATCATTACAATTCCCAACACAAGCATTCTGTTCAGTCCACTGTGTTCAAGTGGTCAAGAGGTCACTTTGTTAAACTGCAGTCTCTTCAAACTTACGGAGCGAGAGGTGTGAAGTCTTTCAACGTCAACGGACACACGTTCCTCGCTTTTGCCAACCAATATTCTGGAAGTAAACACAACATCGATTCCTTCATTTACAAGTGGAATGGTAACAAGTTTGTCCTGTTCCAGTCCATTCCTACTCGAGGAGCCATGGCATGGAGTCTATTTGTGATCTGCGGTCAAAGCTACCTGGGTGTGGCTAATCACTATGGTGATGGTCAGAAGCACAACACCAAGTCAGTTGTGTACCAGGCCTCTGGAGCAAGGTTCATCAAGTACCAAGAGATTCCCACACATGGAGCGCATGGTATGACGTCATTTGAGTACAAAGGTCATACTTACCTTGCAGTGGCAAACTACTACAATGGCCAGAAGCACAACATAAACAGCACCCTGTACAAGTGGGTATAG
- the LOC140935473 gene encoding uncharacterized protein, whose product MDKNSNGGVKGEKGSRGDKGSQGEKGSQGQKGMPGTCDTKSKSGCCLTDCSIGLHFFEKVQDLPTRGAVGVEHFTIDGNLFLAFANHHGDIRKQKTSSMIYKMDNSTGRLSLYQNLQTRGAYGLEYFSIANKHFLAVPTHYDGTYRVDSTVYQWNGKLFVDFQKLSTNGASHFTYFNVNGDSYLAVANYNDGSTHSIKSVIYKWSSGKFNRFQDIPTEGALGCTAFVINGDTFIAFANHYNSQNKHSVQSTVFKWSGGHFVKLQSLQTYGARDVKSFNVNGHTFLAFANQYSGSKYNTDSFIYKWNGNKFVLFQSIPTRGATALCPFVINGLTYLGVANYHGDSQKYNTQSVVYQASGARFIKYQEIPTHGAHGMTSFEYKGHTYLAVVNYYNQKYNINSALYKWL is encoded by the exons GGTGAGAAGGGATCTCGTGGTGACAAAGGATCCCAAGGAGAGAAGGGATCACAAGGACAAAAAGGAATGCCGGGAACGTGTGATACAAAG AGCAAATCAGGGTGCTGTTTAACTG ACTGCTCGATTGGACTCCacttctttgaaaaagttcAAGACCTACCAACCCGAGGAGCTGTAGGTGTGGAACATTTCACCATTGATGGAAACTTGTTTCTTGCTTTTGCCAATCATCATGGGGACATTAGGAAACAGAAAACAAGTTCCATGATCTACAAGATGGACAACTCAACTGGAAGACTGTCTTTGTACCAGAACCTGCAAACAAGAGGAGCGTATGGCCTGGAGTACTTTTCTATCGCGAATAAACATTTTCTTGCTGTCCCTACCCATTACGATGGAACATACCGGGTGGACTCTACAGTCTATCAATGGAATGGAAAGCTGTTTGTCGACTTTCAGAAATTATCAACGAACGGAGCAAGCCACTTCACCTATTTCAATGTAAACGGGGATAGTTATCTCGCAGTAGCAAACTACAATGACGGAAGTACCCATTCTATAAAGTCAGTTATCTACAAATGGAGCAGCGGCAAGTTTAACAGATTTCAAGACATACCAACTGAAGGTGCCTTGGGATGTACGGCGTTTGTGATAAACGGTGACACATTCATCGCTTTTGCAAATCATTACAACTCCCAAAACAAGCATTCTGTTCAGTCCACTGTGTTCAAGTGGTCAGGAGGTCACTTTGTTAAACTGCAGTCTCTTCAGACTTACGGAGCGAGAGATGTGAAGTCTTTCAACGTCAACGGTCACACGTTCCTCGCTTTTGCCAACCAATATTCTGGAAGTAAGTACAACACCGATTCGTTCATTTACAAGTGGAATGGTAACAAGTTTGTCCTGTTCCAGTCCATTCCTACTCGGGGGGCCACCGCATTGTGTCCATTTGTGATCAACGGCCTCACGTACCTTGGTGTGGCTAATTACCATGGTGACAGTCAGAAATACAATACTCAGTCAGTTGTGTACCAGGCCTCTGGAGCAAGGTTCATCAAGTACCAAGAGATTCCCACACATGGAGCGCATGGTATGACGTCATTTGAGTACAAAGGTCATACTTACCTTGCAGTGGTAAACTATTACAACCAGAAATATAACATAAACAGCGCCCTGTACAAGTGGCTATAG